The Haloplasma contractile SSD-17B sequence GCACCATTCATCATGAACTTCATGTTACCTGTTCCTGATGCTTCCTTTGTAGCAGTTGAAATTTGTTCTGAAAGGTCTGCAGCTGGCATAATTAATTCAGCGTAAGAAACATTATAGTTTTCTACAAATACTAGTTTTAGTTTACTGTTTGTTTCTTCATCATTGTTAACAATATCTGCAACCGTATTAATTAATTTGATAACCTTCTTAGCAAAGTCATATCCTCCTGCTGCTTTTGCACCAAAGATAAATGACTGTGGATGGAAGTTTTGTCTGAATTCTGAGTCATCCTTAAGTCTATTATATAAATACATGATATGTAAGATATTCATTAACTGACGCTTATATTCATGCATACGTTTAACTTGGATGTCAAAGATTGAGTTTGGATCTAATTTGATTCCTTGCTCTCTCTCAATACGTTCTGCGAGTGCCGTTTTACGAGCTTGTTTAACATCGTAAAATTCTTTTTTAACCTTTTCGTCTGTTACATATGGCATCAATTTATCAAATTCCATTGTATCCTTAATCCATCCATCACCAATTAATTTTGTTAATAGATCGCTTAATTCAGGGTTAGAATTTAATAACCATCTTCTATGTGTAATCCCATTCGTTTTATTATTAAAGCGTCCTTTGAATAATTCATTGAAGTCCTTCATTTCAATCTCTTTTAAAATATTAGTATGAAGAGCAGCAACACCATTAACACTGAATGATCCGACAATTGCTAAGTGCGCCATTCTCACTAAGTCTTCTCCAATGATTGCTAGTTCAGTTACTTTAGGGTGTCCCTCACCATAACGATCAATTAGATCTAAGCAGAAACGTTTATTAATTTCTTCTGTAATCATGAAAACACGAGGTAGTAGTGGTTGTAATAAACGTACAGGCCACTTTTCTAATGCTTCAGCTAAAATTGTATGATTTGTATAAGCACAAGTCTTCGTTGTAATTGACCATGCTGTATCCCAATCATACCCTTCTTCATCTATTAGAACTCGCATTAGTTCAGGAACTAATAAGGCAGGGTGTGTATCATTGATATGTAAGCATACTTTTTCATGGAAGTTTTCCATTGTTCCATATTGTTCTTTATGATTATTAACAATACGCTTGAGTCCTGCTGCTACAAAGAAGTATTGTTGTTTTAGACGAAGAATTTTTCCTTCATCAGTTGAATCATCTGGGTATAAGAATTCAGAAATTTGACGGATATTACTTTCATACTCAGCAGCGTTTATTCCCTGTGGATACGTTCTTGCTGGTTCAGCTGACCATAAAATTAAGTTATTTACCGTCTTTGTATCATACCCGATAAT is a genomic window containing:
- a CDS encoding glycogen/starch/alpha-glucan phosphorylase; translated protein: MTTSLFKNKKVFKEAYVKRVEEMFGKRFDETTMNEKYFTLATMVREYASNNWIETQGALKKSNQKQTYYFSMEFLMGRLLTNNLTNLGIRNLVEEAFDDLSLDLNEIEDKEADPGLGNGGLGRLAACFLDSIASLGYPGHGNGIRYRYGFFEQRIIDGYQVEVPDQWLQKGFVWDVRKENEAVDIPFFGQVRMLEDNGKIKYVHENAEYVKAVPYDVPIIGYDTKTVNNLILWSAEPARTYPQGINAAEYESNIRQISEFLYPDDSTDEGKILRLKQQYFFVAAGLKRIVNNHKEQYGTMENFHEKVCLHINDTHPALLVPELMRVLIDEEGYDWDTAWSITTKTCAYTNHTILAEALEKWPVRLLQPLLPRVFMITEEINKRFCLDLIDRYGEGHPKVTELAIIGEDLVRMAHLAIVGSFSVNGVAALHTNILKEIEMKDFNELFKGRFNNKTNGITHRRWLLNSNPELSDLLTKLIGDGWIKDTMEFDKLMPYVTDEKVKKEFYDVKQARKTALAERIEREQGIKLDPNSIFDIQVKRMHEYKRQLMNILHIMYLYNRLKDDSEFRQNFHPQSFIFGAKAAGGYDFAKKVIKLINTVADIVNNDEETNSKLKLVFVENYNVSYAELIMPAADLSEQISTATKEASGTGNMKFMMNGALTIGTLDGANVEISEFAGIENEIIFGLNADEVNELNATGDYNPWDIYYKDERIRRVLDQLINGYFSNVQPDEFRDIYDNLLHNGDSYYVLKDFDAYINAQEKANKMYQDQDKWLEKALINIAKSGYFSTDRTIEQYVEDIWHLEKIKF